The following is a genomic window from Colletotrichum lupini chromosome 5, complete sequence.
GGCCAGTGGGTCAGTCTAGCCGTCCTAGTCATGAGCCTCACCGGCCTACTACGCTGGGTCACGCGAAACGTGCCCGTCCCCGTCGTCAAAGGCATCCAGCTCGGTGCCGGTCTCTCCCTCGTCATGGCCGCCGGCTCCGGCCTCCTCCGGGACCTTCACTGGACCCATCCCGTCCTCGATAACAGGTTGTGGGCCCTGGCCGCCTTTCTCGTGCTCATTTTCACCCAGAGCCTGCCGCGTTTCCCCTACGCGCTGCACATTTTTATTCTGTCGCTCGTCTTCGCCTTCATCTCCATCATGACCTCGCACGACCACCCGCACACCTACCTGCCGGAGCCCAGCCTTTGGACCCCGCACTTTGTGCACTGGGAGTTCAACTGGTTCAAGTACAAGCCGCTGTCGATGGCCATCGGCCAGCTCCCGCTCACCACCCTGAACTCGGTCATCGCGGTGAGCGCCCTCGCGGCGGACCTGCTGCCGGACATGCCCACGCCGTCTGTGACCGCTATGGGCATCAGCGTCGGCGTGATGAACCTCGTCGGCACCTGGTGGGGCGCCATGCCGGTGTGCCACGGCGCGGGCGGGCTCGCGGCGCAGTACCGCTTCGGAGCGCGCAGCGGCGCGAGCGTCGTGATCCTGGGCCTCTTCAAGATCGTGCTGGGCCTCGTCTTTGGTAACTCCCTCATCGGCCTACTCACGCACTACCCCAAGAGCCTGCTGGGCGTCATGGTCATCGCTGCCGGTCTCGAGCTCGCCAAGGTCGGGCACAGCTTGAATCACGGGGCTTCTGATTTATGGGAGAGCTCTGCCGGCAACGAGGGTGGCGGCGTTGGGGGGCTTGTTAGGCAGCATCGCTCGCTTTCTGATGAGGAGAGGGCTGAGAGGTGGACTGTTATGCTCATGACCACGGCTGGGCTCCTTGCGTTTAGGAACGATGCTATTGGCTTCATTGCAGGGATGCTGTGCTTCTGGGCGTATCGGGTCTCAGAGAGGACGCAGAAGTGGTGGGAGTCCAGACGGGGCCGGTCTCTCTTTGGCGAGCGAGCGCCGCTTCTGAGTTAAGTATTTGAAGCGCGGCGTGTGGCTTCATGTATAACTGTAACGTGGGAGTCTTTTCGAGATCTACTTGCTTGGTAAATACGATTTATGTGTATATTCACTGGCTGTTGAGCCAACTCACAGGCTCTTTATATGGGCACATATGAATTTGATGCATATCACACGTCTTTTCGGATTGCTTTCTGAGACGGATAACGGCTGTTGATCATACTTTTGCCATCCTAAGCTCTGAATGTGCTAGACTGAGCAGCAAGGGGAAATAAACCCATGAGCTCAAAAATGACACATTGATCAAACTCAGAGACTCACTAAATCATCTGAGTTCCGCGTCAAGCCTTTAATACTTGCAGAATGCCTCCAAGGATCACGAAAATCAAGCAGAGGGTTCAGTGAGCTACTCCTTCACCGAAGGATGGTCTGCTATTGGGGCTTGACCGAGACAAGTGGACACCGAGGTCGGAAGAAGTGGGCGATCTACGCAGGGTGGTGCTGCCTTTGCCTCTGCAAGTCTGCAAGGAATCGGATGAGGCTTTTTCTCGGACCCTGGCCGAAGAGATGCATCGTGAACAGCCTTGCTGTTCACCGCAAGATCTAGGCTGAACCAAAGCGCTGGGTCCGACGGAAGGCTGAGGCATTGAAGGACGTACATGAATGCAATTGGCCGCATCAAAGGTTCATGGTGAAGTAGCAGGATGAGTCATCGTCACTCGGGCCTTCAATGGGATTGGGATGCATTTGTTCCTTCCATTGAATTGTGGTGGGAAGCTGCAGTGACGATTGTGACAGAGATGGAAGGAGCGTACGACGGAAAGGAAGGCAGCGACGGAGACGCTGAGAAGGAAAGGACCTGGCTGGGCAGGGACGGGCTGAACTGGAGGCTCTTTCCTCCTATTGGAAGAAAAAAAGGTACTTGGGTACTTGTACAGCGCGGGGAAGAAGGCTGGTGTGTTCAGTGTCCACGGTGAATCTCACCGACAGCCAATCAGAGACGCTTCCGTCGACCCTGTCAATCGCAGCCAGGACTGAATTGTTCAACGCCGATTTTTTTGGCATTCGCCCGTCTCGATCGCAGCCTTTCTCAGGTCCATACCTCGTCGCGCCTGACCAAATCGCCTCTCTTGGCTTGCCGACGGCGAAGGAGCTGATCTGTCCGACTACAGAGCAGCGATGACTTCGTCCAACGCCGGCCAAAATGGCCTGGCGCCCCTTCCGACCACGCCGCCGCCCAAGCACAAGTCGACGACACCAGGCCGAACTGACCACCCCGACGACAACGACAATAACAATCACATCGCCACGAACACTGCTGACCAGCAGCAACCATCGCGCACCGACGCATCTACAACCGTACACCCATCTATCGAAGACGCGTCCACCCAACAGCAGACCACCTCATTAGCCGTCGACACCTTCATGGCCGATGCCGACGCCGGCAGCGCTCCACCCGCGACAATGTCGCAGCCGGCTTCAGCCGTGCAGGTTGACGCCGACCCTTTCGCCTCGTCCTTCCCACACACCCCGATGCCGAACATGGACCACGCCTACATGATGATGGCTCTGGCGCATATGGCTGGCAACCAAATGTCCAATCAAATGTCACCGCCGCCGACCGTCACGCCAGCGCAGGTCACCCTCCCGAGCACCATGGGCAACGGCAACGATCCGCTCGTCGCAAGCACACATAACCTCGCCGCGGCGACACAGGGTCTCGAATCCTTTGCGCGTATAGAATTCGCCGACAGTGTCTTTCAGATGACCACGTACGCCGTCATTATTGGTCGCGATCAGAAGGCTCTAAATCAGGCGCGGAGAGACCAGAAGCGCGATGATGCCTATCGCAAGAAGGCGGAAGAGTATGAACGCGAGGGCCTTCCGCCTCCTTCCCCTGTCAGACATGGGCCGGGGAAGTTCAGCAAGTCATACGTCAGCGAAGAGGGAGGCATGCTGGGACCCGAGTCCGACAGTGAAGGGGAGGGGCGGCCAGCCAAGCGCCGCAAGACGACCAGCACCGGATCATCACAGAAGCAGGAAGAGGACGAGTCACAGGAGAAACTCATCTCAAATCGGCAGTATGTCTCACATACACCGGGAGCTGCAGCCGTGGATCTGGCTTCATTACGGCCATCTCCCCACCACGTTCCCTTTGTCGGCATCCACTCGCCCGGACCTGATATCGCCAGCAAAACCAAGGCTATTTCAAGAGAGCATCTCAAGATCCAGTTCAATAAGAGAGAAGGGGTCTTTGAGGCTATTCCACTGCACAAGAATGGTTTCTTCATCGATGAAGTGCACCACAAGGAAGGCGTCGCCGTGCTCCGGAGTGGTGATCACCTGCAAATCAAGGACGTTGATTTTCGCTTCGTCATCAATGGTGTTCCAGAAGGCCGGACAGGTGCTGAGGAGTATgcagaagaggaggagaaaCTCAAGAAGAAAGCGACTGGTGGAAAGGAGATGAGCTTCGAGTTCGAAGCCTCACATGGCAACGGTCTTGACGACACAAGCGATTCTTCCCTCAGCTCACCAGCGCCATCAGACGTAGAAATGTCCGATGTCGAAGctgaagaggaggaagaagttGAGGCAGAAAGTAGCTCCAAGGCAGAGGCGGAAGCGGAAGCAAAGGCAGAagcagccgccgccgcagaAAAGGCGACGGCAGAGGCAGCAGCCGACGTTGCAGAAGCAGCGCAAACACAAACAGAGGCAGACGATGAGGCCGATGTTGAAGCCGATGCTGAAGCCGATGTTGACGCTGATGCCGATGCCGAAGCTGATGCCGAAGGAGAGATGTCACTGGATTATGGAGAGGAAGCAGACGATATCCAACCTACCACAGAGGTCAAGCCAGAGGACCAAGAAATGGTGCATCTTCTCATGGGAGGTGCTCCATTAGGCTATCTGAACAAGAAGAGAGGACCTGGCCGGCCACCAAAGAACGGAATTATGTCCAAGCGAGAGCAGCGGCTTCTTAAGAAAGCTCAGCAGGAGATGGCTAAGAAGACGATACCACAGCCTCCTCCTGGAGAGCCTCCCATCAAGCGGAAGGTCGGCCGTCCTAGGAAACACCCACTACCAGACGAAGGAGGAGATCGACCGGAGAAGCGCAAGTACAAGCCCCGGAAACCAAAGGGCGAAGACGGTCTTGAAGGATCAGATGCCGAAAGACGCGCCAGagagaagaaggaaaagaaggCTCGTCCCAAGTCGCCCCCGCTCGAACTCAAGATCGAGGACTACACGGAGGAGCAGCTGCAGAAGCCGAACAAGAACTACGGAGTGCTTATCGACGAGACCCTCACTGCGGCAGGGCCTGACGGTCTCACCCTCAAACAGATTTATAAGCGAATTACCCAGAGATACCCGTGGTTCTACTTCCACACGGAGACAAAGGGCTGGGAGTCAAGTGTACGACATAACCTTATCGGGAACGAAGCTTTCAAGAAGGACGATACCACAGGCTTGTGGTCCAGGGTGCCCGGTGTCGAACTCGATGCCGGCAAGAAGCGCAAGGCGACGTCACCGGACCGTTCTATGAGTGCGGGCTATGGTCACTACAACCACCCAATGTACACTCAGTACGCCCAACAGCAGCAGAGTCACATGCCTCCTGGCTACCAGCATCTTCCTCATAACTACCACGCGCAAGCCTATGCAGGGCAGCAAGCGCAGACAGCAGCCAGAACGCCACAATACTCTCCCCCCGGCGTGGTACCGAACCCTGGTCAGCCCGTACCGCCAGTGACGTCTCAACCAGTGGCGCCAGTGACGCTCCCTGGATACGGGGCCGCTGCTGCGATTGCACGACCTCAAGGTGTCGCAGGGCAGCCTTCTACATACAGTTCACCGTATGCTTCGAGACCACCTCCAGCTCATCCCGCAGTCAAGACCGAAGAAGGCGCCGCCGCAACTTCAGCACCGCCCATCACACAACCTGCTCCAGCCGCCATCCCTGGAGCGCAACCACCCCCACCACAGATACCCGCTGCTGCCCCGCCGCAGCAAGCTCGACCTACACCTACACCACCAGCGCAAGCCGAACCACGTCCCGTCATTCAGCCCAGGTTACTCTCAGCTGTTAATGGCCTCAAGAACGGTCTTATTGAGAACCTGAAGAAAGCCAAGAATCCAAAAGCAGAGGCCATAGTCATGTCTGCCCTCAACCGCTGCCTGGGACTCAAGAGTGCCGCTACAGAGAATCAGACCATGGAAGATATCTGTATGAAGGGAATACAGAAGCTCCTCGACGGTTTCTCGACCCGAAGCAACACTCCCGGATCAGGGGGCACGCCCACCCCCACTGGGCCGACAAATGTGTTTGATTCCAAGGTCTTCAATTCTCTCCTAGGGTTCAAGAACGTTTCGTCGAATGCCCTCAAAAGCAGGATTGGCGAGGCCAAGGCCGAGGCAGTCACCCTATCCGCTATTGATCGAGTGCTGGGCTTGGCAGACGCGAGCATAGTACCGCCGCCTGCGGAAGCCAGCGCCTCAGGGTCGCCCGCAGCGGGCTTCGACGGAATCGAGTCGCACTTAATGAATTCGGTGAAGCAGCTCCTGCTGGGCCTCAACCAGAAGCTGCACGGAACATAGAAAGAGGAGCCAGGGGGCAGGACATATATGTATGGTCGAAAGGATATGGAAGGAAGGAAAGAAATAAGCGTTACAATAAGCGTTACCAATGTTCGGCGTTTCTGTGTCGGCGAACTCGGCCCTTCCTCTAGGAGAGGACGGATTGGTTGAGATCTCAAAAAGGATATGATCATGAATCAGCGAAAACCTCGTCTACTCATAGCATGGCTACGTGTTGTCGTTTAGCACCTAAGAATACACAAAAATCGTTTACAAAGTAGATGCgtcgtcgttgtcgtcgttgtcgtcgtTGGGAAGCCTCGACCTCTGAGGATTTTACCTGGATCTGTTGTGATTCATTGAAGATATGCCGCAGCATACAAGTGATGTCGATCTACAGATAATACTGTCTCCTGCCCTGACGACCTCTTTCCCTGTTACTGGTTTCTTGATCCTTCACAGCAAACTACACACCAGACGATCTAGTCCTAAGTAGTCTAATATGCAGCGTAAGGGGGCAGATACCCCTGCGCGCCGCACCGGTGAACTGCCCCTATTGACAAGGAAGAGAAGAGGCAAACGGGTGCGACATTACACTGAGTCAGGAGATGGGGGTTCAAGACGAACAATTCAGAACCAACACGACGAACACTAGGATGCGTGGGAAAACAGCCTTGATTGCGGGAGCGGGACCCATCTTGGTGCCGCGGGCCAACCAGGCGGCCAAAAATCGTACGAATCGGGTGCTTCAAGCGCCTGCAGCCCTTGTTCCTGACATATAATTGCGGGTGGGTGAGAGATGCCTGCTTGCATGGGATCTCTCTCTGTGCCGCTCGGCTCTGCTTCGCCCCCAGCCGACAGACTTCATGAGGGTGTGATGGTCCAATACGCCGAGCAAAGAAGAAAGAACAGAACAAGATagggaaaaaataaaaacggaAGACAGCAATCAGAGAAGAATGATGAAATCCACTTATGCCGGGCTGGTCACCGGCCCCCAACGAACAGGACCCCTGGTCACACCCGTCTGCATTCAAGAAGACGTGCTTGCCTTCCTTGGTTACTGTCCTACTCGAAGCTGATTTTCACCTTTTCGTTTCCTTCTCTTTCCTTCCCCCTTCCAACATCGTATACCGCCAattttcttctcttcttttGGTACCACGATGCTGGAGTTTCATCACTCATAACACCATGGCGGCGAAACGGAAAACCAACGTCATCGCCCGGGCGAGCGTAGTATGTCTGCTGCTCATGAGCCTGCTGGTCGCATATGACCTATTCTCGGGGCGCGAATACTTTGACATCGCGTACAAGCCATTCCGTATGTTTCGTATCACCATATACACGCAAAACTCACCTACCCCTCGTCCAAATAGGACGTCGAAAAAAGGAGTTCAAATTTAACTAACACGCTTGACTTAGGGAAGCCAGGACCGACAGAGAAAGCGCACGAAACATCCCCACACAATGAGGAGAATCAGACGAACACCGCCGTAACATCGCTGGCGATCGCGCCGTCGCAGACGCCACTTCCCCCGATTCCCACCCCGACACCGACGCCACCACCGGTGCCATCCCCTGACGATGGTGGTGGCATCAGCTCCACATTGCCGGACGCCAATCCGGAGCACCTCAACAACGCACCGCTTTACATCACCTCGATCCTCGACCCAGACAATAAATCTCTGCCTAGACTGGACTGTCCTCGCCCTGACATTTCACGCTACCAGTATCTCAAGCCCACCACCAAGCTGAAAAAACCCAAGTTCTTCATCGCCCTCAACATACGTGAGAAGGCGGACCTCCTCCCGCGACTCCTAGGCTCCATCGTCGAGGCACTCCATTTCTTGGGCCCGGAGAATTGTGTCCTCTCGATAGTGGAAGGCAACTCGGGCGACGGCACCTACGAGATCCTCCACCTCCTTCGTCCGGAAATCGAAAAGCTCGGCACCGAATATCACTTCTCCCGCAGTGACCTCGACCCCGGCGCGGGCGACCGCATTCCCAAGCTGGCCGAGCTGCGCAACATGGCCCTCGCGCCTCTCGTCTCCGGCGGGCCAGGTAAGTACGCCGCCGACGCGGTCGTCCTCTTCCTCAACGACGTGGCCATTTGCCTAGAAGACATCCTCGAGCTCGCCCATCAACGGCTGTATCTGGGCGCCGACATGACGTGCGGCTTCGACTGGACCTACGTCGGTCCCGATCCGACCTTTTACGACGTGTGGATCAGCCGCACCATCGCGGGCGATTCCTTTTTCGAGATTCCGCCTGACGGCAACTGGAACTCTGCGTGGAACATCTTTTGGAATGAGGATACCTCGCGCCGGCGCTTCTTCGACCACAAGCCGCTGCAGGTGTTCTCGTGCTGGAACGGGGCCGTGGCGATGACGGCGAGACCGTTGCTGGATCGACTTGTTAGTTTTCGGGCGCCCGGGCCGGGGGAGTGTTTCCAGGGCGAGCCGCAGCTTTTCTGCAAGGATCTGTGGAATGCCGGGTTCGGCAAGATTGCGGTGGTGCCGAGCGTCAATCTAGAGTACAGTGACGAGGCCGGGAGGAAGATTAAGGCAGCAAAGGGATATACCAGTCAGTGGGTGGGAGGCGAGGACGAGGTGCAAGATTTCAGGGTGGATTGGAAGGCTGATCCGCCTGAGAAGGTGAAGTGCATGGCCAGTTATGATAAGCAGACGTGGGAGCCCTGGAATCAAGCGCTGGAGTAATGAGAATAATGTGGCTATGATTGAGATTAACATAAAGTATTGGTAC
Proteins encoded in this region:
- a CDS encoding alpha-1,3-mannosyltransferase CMT1, whose protein sequence is MAAKRKTNVIARASVVCLLLMSLLVAYDLFSGREYFDIAYKPFRKPGPTEKAHETSPHNEENQTNTAVTSLAIAPSQTPLPPIPTPTPTPPPVPSPDDGGGISSTLPDANPEHLNNAPLYITSILDPDNKSLPRLDCPRPDISRYQYLKPTTKLKKPKFFIALNIREKADLLPRLLGSIVEALHFLGPENCVLSIVEGNSGDGTYEILHLLRPEIEKLGTEYHFSRSDLDPGAGDRIPKLAELRNMALAPLVSGGPGKYAADAVVLFLNDVAICLEDILELAHQRLYLGADMTCGFDWTYVGPDPTFYDVWISRTIAGDSFFEIPPDGNWNSAWNIFWNEDTSRRRFFDHKPLQVFSCWNGAVAMTARPLLDRLVSFRAPGPGECFQGEPQLFCKDLWNAGFGKIAVVPSVNLEYSDEAGRKIKAAKGYTSQWVGGEDEVQDFRVDWKADPPEKVKCMASYDKQTWEPWNQALE
- a CDS encoding forkhead domain-containing protein codes for the protein MTSSNAGQNGLAPLPTTPPPKHKSTTPGRTDHPDDNDNNNHIATNTADQQQPSRTDASTTVHPSIEDASTQQQTTSLAVDTFMADADAGSAPPATMSQPASAVQVDADPFASSFPHTPMPNMDHAYMMMALAHMAGNQMSNQMSPPPTVTPAQVTLPSTMGNGNDPLVASTHNLAAATQGLESFARIEFADSVFQMTTYAVIIGRDQKALNQARRDQKRDDAYRKKAEEYEREGLPPPSPVRHGPGKFSKSYVSEEGGMLGPESDSEGEGRPAKRRKTTSTGSSQKQEEDESQEKLISNRQYVSHTPGAAAVDLASLRPSPHHVPFVGIHSPGPDIASKTKAISREHLKIQFNKREGVFEAIPLHKNGFFIDEVHHKEGVAVLRSGDHLQIKDVDFRFVINGVPEGRTGAEEYAEEEEKLKKKATGGKEMSFEFEASHGNGLDDTSDSSLSSPAPSDVEMSDVEAEEEEEVEAESSSKAEAEAEAKAEAAAAAEKATAEAAADVAEAAQTQTEADDEADVEADAEADVDADADAEADAEGEMSLDYGEEADDIQPTTEVKPEDQEMVHLLMGGAPLGYLNKKRGPGRPPKNGIMSKREQRLLKKAQQEMAKKTIPQPPPGEPPIKRKVGRPRKHPLPDEGGDRPEKRKYKPRKPKGEDGLEGSDAERRAREKKEKKARPKSPPLELKIEDYTEEQLQKPNKNYGVLIDETLTAAGPDGLTLKQIYKRITQRYPWFYFHTETKGWESSVRHNLIGNEAFKKDDTTGLWSRVPGVELDAGKKRKATSPDRSMSAGYGHYNHPMYTQYAQQQQSHMPPGYQHLPHNYHAQAYAGQQAQTAARTPQYSPPGVVPNPGQPVPPVTSQPVAPVTLPGYGAAAAIARPQGVAGQPSTYSSPYASRPPPAHPAVKTEEGAAATSAPPITQPAPAAIPGAQPPPPQIPAAAPPQQARPTPTPPAQAEPRPVIQPRLLSAVNGLKNGLIENLKKAKNPKAEAIVMSALNRCLGLKSAATENQTMEDICMKGIQKLLDGFSTRSNTPGSGGTPTPTGPTNVFDSKVFNSLLGFKNVSSNALKSRIGEAKAEAVTLSAIDRVLGLADASIVPPPAEASASGSPAAGFDGIESHLMNSVKQLLLGLNQKLHGT